In the Candidatus Aegiribacteria sp. genome, CCGCTCTATGTTTCAGACTATGTGCTTGCCGGATACGGAACCGCGGCAATCATGGCCGTACCCGCGCACGATGAAAGGGATCACGCGTTTGCCACAAAATTCGGTATACCGATAATTGAAGTTATAGCACCTGATGGCATACCTCAGGGGGTTGAGGATGAGGCTACAGTTGCTGACGGTCAGCTTCTTAACAGCGGAGAGTTTTCAGGAATTGATTCCGACGAAGCAAGAATCAGCATGGCGGCACACGCGGTCTCCAAAGGTTTCGGGAAAACTGAGGTTCGCTACAGGATAAGAGACTGGCTTGTATCGAGACAGCGATACTGGGGAGCCCCCATTCCGATTATCCACTGTGATAATTGCGGATCTGTGCCGGACAGGGATCTCCCTGTAGAACTTCCGGAAATGGAAAACTTCGAACCGGATGACACCGGCAGATCACCTCTTGCCCGGATTGAGGATTGGTTGAACACTATCTGTCCCATTTGCGGAAGCCCTGCCAAAAGAGACACGGATACAATGGCCGGATTCGTCTGCTCCTCATGGTACTTCCTCAGGTTTGCCTCTCCTTTTGAAACAGAAAGACCTTTTGATCCTGAAGCCGTGAAGTACTGGCTGCCTGTAGATCTTTATGTAGGTGGAGCGGAACACGCTGTCATGCACCTGATCTACGCCAGATTCTGGACCAAGGTTATGTATGACGAAGGCATGCTTGATTTCACAGAACCTTTCTCGATCCTTAAGAATCAGGGAATGATACTGGGAGCGGATGGACAGAAGATGTCCAAATCCAAGGGCAATATCATTACACCTGATGAAATGGTTGAAAAATTCGGGGCTGACGCTTTGAGACTCTATATCCTTTTCATGGGACCTTTCGAAGCAGAACTCGATTGGAGCGAAGACGGCATCGCGGGTACTTACAGATTCCTGAAGCGGGTCTGGTCTGTAGTCCATGAAACGGTACATCCGGAGGAAATGCCAGCTGATGATGATTTTGCCGCTGAACTCCGTTACCAGCTTGCTAAAGCGCTGAGGAAGGTTTCAGAGGATATTGACAGTTTCAATTTCAATACAGGTGTCGCAGCCCTGATGGAATTCGTGAACTTCTTATCCGCCAACAGAGAAAAGGCTGGAGCAGCAGCAGATCTCTGGCGGAAAGCCATCCGTGAACTCATTGTAGTCATGTCTCCGATGACACCGTTCATATGCGAAGAACTCTGGCATAGAATGGAGTTTAAGGGAGAGACTGTTATTACTCAGAAATGGCCCGCATGGAACGAAGATGATCTGATACTCGACACCGTCGAGATGGTCGTTCAGGTGAAGGGAAGGATACGTGCCAGGATCATTCTCCCCGCCGATGCCTCAAAGGAAGAGATAGAAAATAAAGCGCTTTCCGAAGAGAAGATCATGGCGATTCTGGGCGGCTCCGAACCAAGAAGGGTAATAGTCGTTCCCGGCAAGCTCATAAACATCATCCCATAATTTGGGGTCGTACTTCACTTGCGGCACTTGCATAAATCATATTCCGGTGTATTCCGGGGACAGTGCACCTATTTCACCCCTGGTTTGCTTTCCTTTCTCCCGGAAAGAGAATACGTGGAACGCTGCATTTCTCCGCGGGTATATGAAGATGTTAAATGGTTATCAAACCGGAAGGAGCATTGTTCATGCAGTATTTCATGTTTTCGCTTATCACATTAATTATGTTTTCCTCCCACGGAGGAAACAGGGGTTTCGATTCTTCCGATCAGCTTGAACCTTTCATCGATTCTGAGGGTATGTCCTTCTCGGAGTTCAGAGTACTTGCGGAGGAGACATCACTTCTTGAGCCTGATGAGTTTGACGATGCGATGAGTAATTATCAGGAGTATGTATCAAGACGTTATCGTCACCAATACAGCTGGGTGCGAAGGATCTTCGCATGGGAGGATGAAATCCAGGATATCAGGGGCTTCACATATATGCTCACCAGGCTGGAGCTCTCAAGAATACAGATAATGTATCTGAATGAGCTTACCTCATATATTGAATATGAAATTGAGGATCTGAGAGATTATCACGATATTGGTGGAATCAGACGTGAGTTCTTCGAGGAATTCGTGGATGATTTTTATATGCCTGTCTCCATCTACTTCATCTGGGAGGACAGAGGCTGGTACGAAAGCGACATACATGATCTCATCGCGTATGCTGTTGGTGAAATCCATGACATGCTCACTGATTCACAGCTTGAAACGGCAAGAGAGATTGTTGACCGCATGCCCTGGAGTGAATCTCCCGGAGCGAGCTGGCCTGTTAATTATGATGATCTCATGTGGTAGGAAGGTTCTGGTCGTTCTGAAGAAGGACCAGAGATCAGGAAAACTGACAGAAGGTATTGTAAAGGAAATCCTAACGAAGTCTCCCAAACATCCCCACGGGATCAAAGTTCGTCTTGAAGACGGCAGGATCGGAAGAGTTAAAGAGATAATTGAGTAGAATCCAACACAGCGAACAGTTGAAATCTGTTCAGCATCTGGTCATCGTCAGATGGAGGATATTTGGATGGAAATGGAAATCGTATTTTCAGGCGGCAAGAGGGTAAACGCCATATACGAAGGATTTACGATCATGACTGATCAATCCGTTCGCGGAGGAGGAGATGGTTCAGCACCTGAGCCGTTTGATCTCTTTCTTGCATCCATGGGAACATGCGCCGGAATCTACGTACTGTCATTCTGTCAGCATCACGATCTTCCAGCTGAGGGAATTAAGCTGATTCAGATTTCAGATCGCAACCCTGAAACCGGTAAGATTGACAGAGTAAATATTGATATCAGGCTTCCTGCTGATTTTCCTCAAAAGTATAAGAAAGCTCTGATTCGCTCAGCTGAGCAGTGTTCAGTGAAGAAACACATTTCAGCAGGGCTCCCTGAATTTACCGTGACTTCAACCCGGATTAATCAATATGCAGGATAACTTCGTATATCTGCACGACAGAGAGGAAATAGAAAAATTTCTCAGAAAGGATATTTTCCTTAATATCTACGGGATCGGGGATCTCGATGATTTCTTCTGGCCTTACACCTGCTGGTTCGGGCATATATCCGGCGGCGAGATCGATGCGGTTGTCCTGCTTTATACAGGGATGGAGCTCCCGACACTGATCGCTCTTTCTGAAGATACCGATACAATGAGAAAATTGC is a window encoding:
- the leuS gene encoding leucine--tRNA ligase → MDPYDFRELEEKWKPFWEKKNLYRTGTDPDKKPFYCLDYFPYPSGAGLSVGHCKNYIPTDVICRKKRMDGFNVLHPMGWDAFGQPAEEYAIKTGTHPAEVTRINSGTYRRQFDLIEASYDWDREINSSDPGYYRWTQYFFNLLFDRGLAYEAESDQMWCPNCRIVLSNEEAAGGICWRCDGEVTRKKLKQWFFRITEYADRLLEDLDDLDWPEGIKAMQRNWIGRSEGASVIFSVRNPVSEEITELPVYTTRLDTIFGATFCVLAPEHPDVEKMTTPEKHDEVMAYVSKGLSRNDVERKADAEKEKTGVFTGCFAINPYNGMEIPLYVSDYVLAGYGTAAIMAVPAHDERDHAFATKFGIPIIEVIAPDGIPQGVEDEATVADGQLLNSGEFSGIDSDEARISMAAHAVSKGFGKTEVRYRIRDWLVSRQRYWGAPIPIIHCDNCGSVPDRDLPVELPEMENFEPDDTGRSPLARIEDWLNTICPICGSPAKRDTDTMAGFVCSSWYFLRFASPFETERPFDPEAVKYWLPVDLYVGGAEHAVMHLIYARFWTKVMYDEGMLDFTEPFSILKNQGMILGADGQKMSKSKGNIITPDEMVEKFGADALRLYILFMGPFEAELDWSEDGIAGTYRFLKRVWSVVHETVHPEEMPADDDFAAELRYQLAKALRKVSEDIDSFNFNTGVAALMEFVNFLSANREKAGAAADLWRKAIRELIVVMSPMTPFICEELWHRMEFKGETVITQKWPAWNEDDLILDTVEMVVQVKGRIRARIILPADASKEEIENKALSEEKIMAILGGSEPRRVIVVPGKLINIIP
- a CDS encoding YwbE family protein translates to MMISCGRKVLVVLKKDQRSGKLTEGIVKEILTKSPKHPHGIKVRLEDGRIGRVKEIIE
- a CDS encoding OsmC family protein, giving the protein MEMEIVFSGGKRVNAIYEGFTIMTDQSVRGGGDGSAPEPFDLFLASMGTCAGIYVLSFCQHHDLPAEGIKLIQISDRNPETGKIDRVNIDIRLPADFPQKYKKALIRSAEQCSVKKHISAGLPEFTVTSTRINQYAG